TTAACTAGCGAAAAATGGAATTTAAAATTTTTTATAGGATTTACCGTTGCAGTTATTGGAATCTTTCTCATCAGTTTTAATGGAAACAACATCTTAAAGCTAAATCCGTTAGGTGATATATTGGCTGTTTTGGCTGCTATCATATGGGCTGCCTATTCTATTCTAACAAAGAAAATAAGCGAATTTCACTACAATACTATTCAGACAACATGCAGGATTTTTATTTATGGGCTGGTGTTTATGATACCTGCATTATTTATATTTGGATTTAAACCAAATATGGATTTACTGATACAACCAGTAAATCTATTTAACATCTTATTTTTAGGCTTAGGAGCATCGGCCCTTTGCTTTGTAACCTGGAACTCTGCGGTTAAAATCTTAGGTGCAGTAAAAACCAGTGTATATATTTACATAGTTCCTGTGATAACCGTTATCACTTCTGTTATTGTGCTGCGGGAGAAAATTACAGGTATTACCCTATTCGGAACTATACTTACAATAACAGGGCTATTTATTTCAGAAAATAAAATTTCTATAAAAACAAAAAGGAGACTCGAGAAGATCAGATAACTAAATATGCACTTTATAGGTACTAGTAGTATATATATTTACATAGCAGCTTTAAAAATATTTATTATATCCGCAAAAGTTCCTCTTCTTGGATTTGTAGAAGAACATATATCCTTTTCAGCATTTTTTGAAAGTAGCTCTAAATCATTTTCATCAACTCCAATGGAACTAAGATGAATTGGAAGTCCAATATCCTTACAAAGACTTTGAATGCCATGCTTAATTTTATTTACAGCGTCTTGTTTATCAGTTGCTTTCACTCCCATAGCTTCACTGATTTTAAGAATTCTTTTCTCTGGTATCGATACCGAATTAAACTCCAATACATGAGGCAACAGAGCTGCATTACAAGCTCCATGCATCTCCTCATAAAGTGCACCTATTTGATGAGACATAGAATGAACATACCCAAGCCCTGCATTATTAAGAACCATTCCCCCCATAACGCCGGCAAACATCATCTTTTCCCTGGCTTCCACATCACTTCCATTTTTATATGCTCTTCTTAGGTATCCAAAAACTAACTTTACAGCATCAATTGCCAAACTATCTGTAATAGGTGAAGCCTCTGTAGCAACAAATCCCTCTATTGAATGGGTCAAAACATCAATACCAGAATTTGCAGTTATCTTTGGAGGCATGGTTGTCATGAATCTAAGATCATTTACAGATATTATAGGCATCATTTTTGGATCTGCAATAACCATTTTTACTCTTCTACTATCATCTCTCATAATTGTAACATTAGTTACTTCGGATCCTGAACCAGAGGTGGTATTTATTGATATTACCGGCAAACTAGGTTTTGTCAACTTTTTATATCCTTCATAGTCCTCAATATCTCCACCATTAGTTGCTACAATAGCTATACCTTTTGCACAATCATGGTTAGTTCCACCTCCAACAGATATGATAAAGTGATAGTCCCTTTTCAATATGTTTAATCTTTTTTTAAAGTATGTAAGAGCATCTTCTACAAATGAAATTGTACAATCTGGATGTGAGATTCCATCAAATATATCATAAGAAATAAACAAATCCTTTAATATTTTTTCAACTATTTCAACATGACCAAGCCTTATTATGTTTTTATCTGTAACAATCAGAGCTTTA
This genomic interval from Clostridium kluyveri contains the following:
- a CDS encoding iron-containing alcohol dehydrogenase, with protein sequence MENIHDFRLPVVNLIGIGAIKNLYTKLLPYKLSKALIVTDKNIIRLGHVEIVEKILKDLFISYDIFDGISHPDCTISFVEDALTYFKKRLNILKRDYHFIISVGGGTNHDCAKGIAIVATNGGDIEDYEGYKKLTKPSLPVISINTTSGSGSEVTNVTIMRDDSRRVKMVIADPKMMPIISVNDLRFMTTMPPKITANSGIDVLTHSIEGFVATEASPITDSLAIDAVKLVFGYLRRAYKNGSDVEAREKMMFAGVMGGMVLNNAGLGYVHSMSHQIGALYEEMHGACNAALLPHVLEFNSVSIPEKRILKISEAMGVKATDKQDAVNKIKHGIQSLCKDIGLPIHLSSIGVDENDLELLSKNAEKDICSSTNPRRGTFADIINIFKAAM
- a CDS encoding DMT family transporter produces the protein MDRKKEITGHLFAFITIFIWGTTFISTKILLEAISPIEILFLRFTTGFIALLLVYPHKLKIKERKQELYFAAAGLCGVTLYFLLENIALTYTFASNVGVIISISPFFTAIFAHLFLTSEKWNLKFFIGFTVAVIGIFLISFNGNNILKLNPLGDILAVLAAIIWAAYSILTKKISEFHYNTIQTTCRIFIYGLVFMIPALFIFGFKPNMDLLIQPVNLFNILFLGLGASALCFVTWNSAVKILGAVKTSVYIYIVPVITVITSVIVLREKITGITLFGTILTITGLFISENKISIKTKRRLEKIR